One Desulfovibrio aminophilus genomic region harbors:
- a CDS encoding OmpH family outer membrane protein: protein MTAFRAAVFGLVLALVLAVPAHAQQGKVGFLHPQRILNESKVGKTAQEDLSRFAQEKDRRIRSATQEIQALQNELKAGNLPEDEGRRKADALRQKLQQQDRLIQESNEEVRVEEQRLARYVMQKADAIMRQIAVRQGFTMILTDPEAIGYVDPSMDITDQVLRALDQAGDQTPPKKK, encoded by the coding sequence ATGACCGCATTCCGCGCCGCTGTTTTCGGGCTGGTCCTGGCCCTGGTCCTGGCCGTTCCGGCCCACGCCCAGCAGGGCAAGGTGGGTTTCCTCCATCCCCAGCGGATTCTCAATGAGTCCAAGGTGGGCAAGACGGCCCAGGAAGACCTGAGCCGCTTCGCCCAGGAGAAGGACCGCCGCATCCGCTCCGCGACCCAGGAGATCCAGGCTCTGCAGAACGAGCTGAAGGCCGGGAACCTGCCCGAGGACGAGGGCCGCCGCAAGGCCGACGCCCTGCGCCAGAAGCTCCAGCAGCAGGACCGCCTCATCCAGGAGAGCAACGAGGAGGTGCGGGTCGAGGAGCAGCGCCTGGCCCGCTACGTCATGCAGAAGGCCGACGCGATCATGCGCCAGATCGCCGTGCGCCAGGGCTTCACCATGATCCTCACCGATCCCGAGGCCATCGGCTACGTCGATCCGTCCATGGACATCACCGACCAGGTCCTGCGCGCCCTGGACCAGGCCGGAGACCAGACGCCGCCGAAGAAGAAATGA